One genomic window of Gossypium hirsutum isolate 1008001.06 chromosome D11, Gossypium_hirsutum_v2.1, whole genome shotgun sequence includes the following:
- the LOC121223339 gene encoding rubredoxin, translating into MASATARLIFPLHHLTQPCPKPKKPNLFPFHKLLSRIPPNILQTHRNQPHFTVRSIDVSKEDSQETPTSDPDNKQSPSVEETSGGEETIDKRRLEEKFAVLNTGIYECRSCGFKYDEAVGDPSYPIPPGFQFDKLPDDWRCPTCGAAKSFFESKSVEIAGFAQNQQFGLGGNALTSGQKALLIYGSLFFFFVLFLSGYFLQ; encoded by the coding sequence ATGGCATCTGCAACAGCAAGACTCATTTTTCCTCTTCACCACTTAACCCAACCTTGTCCGAAGCCCAAAAAACCTAATCTCTTTCCCTTCCATAAACTCCTCTCCAGAATTCCTCCCAACATCCTCCAAACCCATAGAAACCAACCCCATTTCACCGTTCGTTCCATTGATGTCTCAAAAGAAGACAGTCAAGAAACCCCAACTTCTGACCCAGATAACAAACAATCTCCATCAGTGGAAGAAACAAGTGGGGGAGAAGAGACGATTGACAAACGCAGGTTAGAAGAGAAGTTTGCTGTGTTGAACACAGGGATATATGAGTGCAGGTCATGTGGGTTCAAGTATGATGAAGCAGTGGGTGATCCTTCCTATCCAATTCCACCAGGGTTTCAGTTTGATAAGTTGCCTGATGATTGGAGATGCCCTACCTGTGGGGCTGCAAAGTCTTTCTTTGAGAGTAAGAGTGTTGAGATTGCTGGGTTTGCTCAGAATCAGCAGTTTGGTTTAGGAGGCAATGCTCTTACTTCTGGTCAAAAGGCCCTCTTAATTTATGGCAGTTTGTTCTTCTTCTTTGTGCTCTTCTTGAGTGGCTACTTTTTGCAATAG
- the LOC107945964 gene encoding probable transcription factor At3g04930, whose product MASEQYGAVFEVSQDDDDEPSSSDNEINENDDVLNGNEDVLNDEEDEVLLEEEEDINSPSLLPQPIPSQVSFASVPAVPLAVPSAAAVTIAAISTDELPPDSKSQRVDSVVAEKKTPPPQQLDDSRRLFQRLWTDEDEIELLQGFLDYTMLKTSSNPSSTSHHHHQDTALFYDQIKSKLQLDFNKNQLVEKLRRLKKKYRNVISKISSGKEFSFKSPHDQATFEISRRIWNDGVSKVEDNVLDDDENNNNNNASLIDESGEKKNLTQKPAATKKRSRNKGVKMEEKRDVNDGIVHIDSNSNDRVNNDNGNVEALGGGSSGGGANTGAAGVIEETVRSCVTPLFKELLGSVLGGGGGYGGRGISGLVMNAIPLCLGGGGGNGEWMDERWRKLQIMELEVYSKRVELVQDEIKAALEELRSMNG is encoded by the coding sequence ATGGCTTCGGAGCAGTACGGCGCCGTTTTCGAGGTATCTCAGGACGACGACGACGAACCTTCTTCCTCCGATAACGAGATCAACGAAAATGACGACGTCCTTAACGGTAACGAAGACGTTTTGAACGATGAAGAAGACGAGGTATTGTTAGAGGAAGAAGAAGACATAAATTCCCCTTCTTTACTCCCTCAACCGATCCCTTCCCAAGTATCCTTCGCCTCAGTCCCTGCCGTTCCTCTCGCCGTCCCCTCCGCTGCCGCCGTAACCATCGCCGCCATCTCGACCGACGAATTGCCTCCTGATTCCAAAAGCCAACGCGTCGATTCCGTTGTGGCGGAGAAAAAAACTCCGCCGCCGCAGCAATTGGACGATTCGCGACGGTTATTTCAACGGTTATGGACCGACGAAGACGAGATCGAGCTTCTCCAAGGGTTCCTCGATTACACAATGTTGAAAACGAGCTCAAATCCCTCTTCTACTTCTCACCATCACCATCAAGATACGGCTTTGTTTTACGATCAAATCAAATCGAAACTCCAGCTGGATTTCAACAAGAATCAATTAGTGGAGAAGCTTCGAAGGTTGAAGAAGAAATATAGGAACGTGATTAGCAAGATCAGTTCAGGTAAAGAATTTTCCTTCAAAAGCCCTCATGATCAAGCTACTTTTGAAATTTCTAGAAGGATCTGGAATGATGGTGTTAGCAAAGTAGAAGATAATGTCTTAGATGATGAcgaaaataacaataataacaacgcTAGTTTGATCGATGAAAGTGGAGAGAAAAAGAATTTGACACAGAAACCAGCAGCCACGAAGAAAAGGTcgagaaataaaggagtgaaaatggaggaaaaaagaGATGTAAACGATGGAATTGTGCATATAGATAGTAACTCTAATGATAGGGTTAATAATGATAATGGTAATGTAGAAGCACTTGGTGGTGGTAGCAGTGGAGGAGGAGCTAACACGGGGGCGGCCGGGGTCATAGAGGAGACCGTGAGGAGTTGTGTAACACCCTTGTTTAAGGAGTTGTTAGGTAGTGTACTGGGAGGAGGAGGGGGATATGGAGGAAGAGGGATCAGTGGATTGGTGATGAATGCAATTCCATTGTGTTTGGGCGGCGGTGGGGGCAACGGGGAATGGATGGATGAAAGATGGAGAAAGCTGCAGATAATGGAGTTGGAAGTTTATTCGAAACGGGTGGAGCTGGTGCAGGATGAGATTAAGGCGGCTTTGGAGGAGCTCCGGTCGATGAATGGGTGA